A window of Mucilaginibacter robiniae genomic DNA:
TAGTTAGAAGCTCTAGATTAATCTATTTGTACACATACAAACTACGTTTGGCTTTTCTGGGTTCCGGCAAAATCATGGTTGTGTATTTGGTATTTAAATGCTCGTGTAAATTGTATTATGAAAATCGTGTGATTAACCTTTTAGCTCAGAACCTTTATCTTTGTAGAGTCTGTTAAAAAGCATATTTTATGATGTGCAGACCAACTATAATTAAATTGTATGTGGCATAACAATATACTGGAAACCATAGGTAATACGCCAATGGTAAAGCTGAATAAGGTAACTAAAGATATTAAGGCAACTGTGCTGGCTAAAATTGAAACTACCAATCCTGGTAACTCTATTAAAGACCGTATGGCGCTTAAGATGATTGAGGATGCCGAGAAAGATGGCCGTCTGAAACCAGGTGGTACCATCATTGAAGGTACATCAGGCAATACGGGTATGGGATTGGCTATTGCAGCTGTTATCAAAGGTTACAAATGTATTTTTACCAGTACCGATAAGCAATCCAAAGAAAAGTTTGATGCTTTGCGCGCCTTTGGCGCCGAGGTAATTGTGTGCCCGACCAATGTGGAGCCAGAAGATCCACGTTCGTATTACTCAGTATCATCAAGGCTAGAAAAAGAAGTACCTAATTCTTGGAAGCCTAACCAGTATGATAACTTATCAAACACGCAGGCTAATTATGAGCAAACTGGCCCTGAAATATGGGAACAAACCGAGGGTAAAATTACACACTTGGTGGTAGGTGTGGGTACAGGTGGTACCATATCCGGTACAGCTCGTTTTCTGAAAGAGAAAAACCCCAACATTCAAGTGTTAGGGATTGATACCTATGGTTCCGTATTTAAGAAGTACAAGGAAACTGGCATTTTTGATAAAAATGAAATTTACCCTTATATAACCGAAGGGATAGGTGAAGACTTTTTACCGCAGAACGTAGATTTCAGTGTTATTGACCATTTTGAAAAAGTAACCGATAAAGATGCCGCTTTAATGACTCGCGAAATTGCGCTGAAAGAAGGCATTTTTGCTGGCAACTCTACTGGGTCGGCTGTGGCTGGCGCTTTACAGATGAAAGATCGGTTCAAGGAAGGTGATATGGTCGTAATTATTTTCCCGGATCACGGTACACGTTACTTAGGTAAAATGTACAATGAAGATTGGCTGCGCGAACGAGGTTTCTTGAAAGACGAAAAGTTAACCGCCCGCGAAATTATCCGCAAAAAAGAAAGCTCTGAAATCATTACCATCCCGAGTGATAAAACGGTGTTGGAAGCTATCAATACTATTAAAACGCTTAATATTTCGCAAATACCAGTTACGCAACAAGGTATGGTAATTGGTAAAATTACAGAAAGCGATATATTGGATGCCTTGCTGGAAAACCCAGCATTAAAATCACAACCGGTACAAACTATTACTACTAAGCCATTCCCTTTTATTGATTTGAATACTTCGATTGATAAAATATCCAGCATGATTAATAAAGATAACATCGCTGTGTTGGTAGAGGATGAACAAGGAAATATTGAGATCATCACTCAATATGATATCATAAACGCTATATCGGCATAAAAGGGAGCTAGAAATTAAGAACCAAGAATGTTATCAGGTAAAGCGGCTATATAGCCGCTTTCTTGTTTTTAAGCAAAAATTTCCATATTTGCCTACAAGGACATTGCCTTGAACAGAAACTATCGTGACCGCCATTTGCAACTTTTGGCTTTTGGTTCTTGATTCTTGGCTAAAAAAGATATAAAAATGGCAGGTAATACATTCGGACAAGTTTTTCGTATCACAACCTTTGGCGAGTCGCACGGCGAAGCCATTGGGGTTATTATTGATGGTTGTCCGGCTCAGTTGCCTATTGATCTGGAATTTATACAAACGGAACTGGACCGGCGTAAACCGGGACAATCCAAAATTACTACCCAGCGTAAGGAAAGTGATACGGTGAAAATTTTATCGGGTATTTTTGAAGGTAAAACTACGGGAACACCAATTGCTATGCTGATACCGAACGAAGATCAGCGCTCGAAAGATTATAGCCATAATCAGGATGTGTTTCGCCCTTCTCATGCCGATTATACTTACCAAACCAAGTACGGCATACGCGACCATCGGGGTGGTGGCCGTTCGTCGGCGCGTGAAACAGCAGCTCGTGTAGCGGCTGGTGCAGTGGCTAAGCTGTTGTTGAAAACTCAAGGTATTGATGTGCTGGCACATGTAAGCAGCGTGGGTAAAATAGATGCCCCTAATATCAATATTACTACAGCTGATGAATTTATAGCACAACGTGAAAACAACATTGTGCGTTGTGCTGATCCGGCTACTGCCGAAGAAATGATAGCGTGCATTGACAGCATCCGTAAGCAGGGAGATACTATTGGCGGTAAAGTAAACTGTACCATATTAAATTGTCCCGTAGGTTTGGGCGAGCCAGTGTTTGATAAGCTGCATGCCGACTTAGGTAAAGCTATGTTAAGTATTAATGCGGTACATGGTTTTGAATATGGTTCAGGCTTTACTGGTAGCGAAATGTTAGGTTCAGAGCATAACGATGTTTTTGTGCATGGCAATGCCGGACAAGTAAAAACCTTAACTAACTTTTCGGGCGGAGTACAAGGAGGCATTAGTAACGGGATGTCTATAGAATTTAAAGTAGCTTTTAAACCTGTGGCTACTATTATGCATAGCCAAAATACAGTTGATGCCGAAGGTAATGCAGCCCAAATACAAGGTAAGGGCCGGCATGATCCTTGTGTAGTACCGCGTGCTGTGCCTATTGTAGAGGCTATGGCCGCTTTAGTACTGGCCGATCATTTGCTGCGAAACCGTACCTCAGTGTTGTAAATGTAATTACAATTTTAGCCGAACGCTTTTTATATTATTCATAATGAGGAAAATATTATTATCTGCTTTTATAATTGTTCAGTTGTTGAATGGCAATCGCGTGAAGGCGCAGCGCCAAGAGTTTTCGGGATGGGGCGCTTATTTTCATACCCAAAAGTTTTCTAAACACTGGGGAGCCTTGTTTGATGCTCAGTTCCGCTCGGCAGATGAAATAAAGTATTTGAAGCATCCCTTAATTCGTCCGGCTTTAAGTTATTACTTCAACCCTAACCAGTTAGCTTCGGTAGGATATTTATTTACCGGCACCTATAACCATGCACCAGAGGGAAATACCTTCAGGCGTGAACACCGTTCTTTTGAACAATTTATACACAATCATAAAGTAAATACCAGCATAGCTGTACAACATCGTTTCAGGTTAGAACAACGCTATGTAGATCAATTACAGGAAAAAGATGCTTTTTTTGCTCAGCGTTTCCGGTACTTTGTACGTGGCGTGGTGCCGTTTAAAAAGGAATCTACTTTTAACAAAGGTGCTTTTGTAGGCTTGCAGAATGAAGTGTTTGCCAATGTTCAGAATCGCGATAAGGTAAATGGAAGCATCTTCGATCAAAATCGCGCCTATGTAGCTTTAGGTTATCGGGTAAGCAAACAGTTTGATGTGGAAGCTGGTTACTTGAACCAATTTATCAACCAAGTAGAGCAAAACACCATGAACCATATATTGCAGGTGGCTTTATACACCCGTTTAGGATTTTAACAATCAAAGGCTCGGTTTACCGGGCCTTTGATGTATTATAAAGATAGGGTTTAGTTTATTTAATTACATTCGGCTAATGCTGCCACTGCCGAATTTGGAAGAGCTTACTTGTTTAACGTTGCCGGAGTAACGTATATCGCCTGAACCAGATACAGCGGCATCTAATTGCTGATTAGCATTTACTACTGCATCGCCCGAACCACGTACTTTTACTACGGTATTGACCGTAGCTAAATTGCTGGCTGTAAAATCACCACTGCCAACTACTGATACTTCCGAGTTTTCAGCACGACCGGATATTTTTATATCACCAGAACCTACAATGCTGCTTTGCAGGTTAGTAACATCTAAACGGCCATATAAATCACCAGAACCAGTTAGTTTCAGGGTCAAGTTGTTGGTACGAATGCCATCTTTAAAATATACATCACCAGAACCAGTTAAGGCAATAGCAGTGATATTACGAACCGATACATAAACCACACGTTTGTGACTGCCCGAGTTCCAGCTCCAGTTCCAACCTTTATTATTTTTAGTGTAAATCTTTAACACACCATTGTTGACTTCTGTTACCATACGATCCATATCATCGGCATCAGCTTCTACCTTTACTGATTCAGTATTGCTCTGCACAATATACACATCGTACGATCCGGCTACCTCAATGGCGTGAAAACCGCTTAAATGCCGGTCTTGCGTATCATAGCTGTAAGTTTTGCTTGTACTTATAGGTTTAGCAAAAGTTTGACCGGTGCCTGTTAGTAAAGATGCAGCTAACAAAAAGTAGGAAAGTGATTTCATGGTTTATCTTGTTTAAGTTTTAGTAAGACGACCATTAAAACCCATACGTTACAGTAAAAGATAAAATATTTTTGCAGCAATCACTATAAGTTGAAGCACTTGGCGGGCGGCAATACTTGAATCCTTAAAAAAAGAAGTATAAACTTTATTACTTACATCAAAACACTACACTTAAGTGTATTTATGTGTAAAATAATAGTTTTTAGAATTTAGTTTATAATACCAGATCGTTACTTTATTTTGTATATGCATCCGATACACTTTTACTATTCTATCTGTTAACAATGCAATATCAAAAAATTGAATCTCCTGAAGAGCTGCGGGATACTATACAATCTTTTTGGTACACCAGCATAGATTTTGAAGAACTACCATCAGGTTTTGAGATATTACCTGATGGCTATGTAGAAATTGTTTTCCTTTTTGGAAGCCCATGTAGCATATCTACTAATGAAGGCTTGCAACTATTACCATCACCGTTTTTGATGGGTTTGCTAGGGCAGCCAGTTCTTTTGCATGCGAAAAGTAGGGTAGAAGTGGTTGGCATCAAATGCTTTCCCTGGACAGTATTTGATTTGCTTGGTCTGCCGTCTGGTAAAGGCGGAGTACGCATCTTTACGCATCCCATCGCCGAGCTTGAAGCTACGCTGAATACGTTCATTCAAGCTGGCGAGATTAATGAAGCGCTCGCTCATGTAAAGAATTATTTCTTGAACAAACGGTTACAAATTGCTACCAACAGTATGCTATTTAAAGCGGGAGTTGCGATGCGAGAAAAAAATGGTACCCTGCCGGTAAGCCAAGTAGCAGCAGCGGCTCATGCAACAATTCGTACGCTGGAAAGAAAGTTCAAGCAATCTTCTGGCTATACAGTTAAAGATGTATCTGGCCTTATGCGCTTTGAACAAATACGAAATCATTTATGGTTTTATCCGGATTCAAACCTGGTTAGCTTGGCTCATGAACTGGGCTATACTGATCAAGCCCATCTAAGCCGGGAGTTTAAGCGCTATAGCGGTGCTACGCCAGCAGCCTTCGCGCGAAAAGTAAAGAGCGATAAACAAGCTATAAGCAAAAATTTTGTCGCGTTTATACAAGCCTGATATAGTTATAGTAAAGAATTTTGTGCTTTCAATTATTCTGGTACTGACGAATAAATTCGTATAAAAATGGAATTGTTACAAAACAAAAGAATACTCGTTTCAGGGGGCAAGTATAGCTGGACTTTCAACCGCTTATTGGATGAATAAATTAGGTTACAAGGTAACTGTTGTTGAAATAGCAAACGAACCTCGAACCAGTGGTACGCCCGTTGATGTTTGTGGAACAGCGGTAAATGTTGCAAAAAGGATGCAAATGTTTGAACAAATTAAATCAAACAAACTAAATCTGGAAGCAGTGGAATTCAAGAATTCAGACGATGTTACCGAAGGATCAATAGTGCTAAAAAGCGAGAATATACAACATGCCGGTCAGGATGAGCATCTTGAAATTGAGCGTGATAAAATGATAGCCATTTTGTTTGATGCTTTAAAAAGTAATGTGGAGTTTATCTTCGGTACTAGTATAACAGCGTTAGAGGAAACAAAAGATGATATACAAGCCATTTTCACAAACGGCTCCAAGCGTGCATTTGATCTGGTATTAGGCTGCGATGGTTCACATTCGCGCGTAAGGAAAATCTGGTTTGGTCACGAAGCAGAACACACCCATTTTTTGGGAATATACTTTTCTATCAGCATCGTGAATAAAACCTTGATTAAAGATAATACGATGCAAATGTATAATGTGCCTGATAAAGCAATTATGCTGAATGCTTACAACAGCAAGACTGATATTACTTTTTGTTTCTTTTCAGAACAAGAAATTTCATACGATTACCGTGATGCCGGGCAACAAAGAAAGTTTATTGAGGAGCAGTTTTCTAAGCAGAGTTGGAGAACCACAGAGTTGCTGGAAGAAGTAAAGCATTCAGAAAATTTCTATTTTGATAAACTGTGTCAAATAAAAATGCCATCGTGGACGAATGGCAGGGTAGCTTTAATAGGTGATGCTGGTTATTGTGCTTCACCCGCTTCAGGTATGGGTGCATCACTGGCAATGGTTGGTGCTGCAACCTTAGCTGATGCTTTAGAAAAGCACAGTGAAAATTTTGAACTAGCGTTTCAGGATTATAACAAAAACTTACGTCCGTTTGTGGAGGAAGTGCAAGCCACTGCTCAAATGAATGTAAACAAATCTTTTATTCCCAGAACCGAAGAGGCTATTCGGAAAAGAAATTTGCAAACAACACCTTTTTAATACACTGCAATGCTTTGCTGAGTTCGTGAGAGGGGCTGTTGATAATGATTTTGTCGCATTTGTACAATCTTGGCAGATAAGCGTTTCAGAGTTTTGTACTTAATAGATTATTAAACAATGCAAAATCATGTTATTTAAAAATAAAAAAGTAGCTATTCTTGGTGCTGGTCCAGTAGGGCTGACAATGGCCCGACTGTTACAGCAAGAAGGTATAGAGGTAACTGTTTATGAAAGAGATAAAGACGCACAAGCCAGAATTTGGGGCGGTACACTCGACTTGCATAAAAGTTCGGGGCAAAAAGCTATGGAAAAAGCCGGTTTATTGGAACAGTACTATGCCATGGCCTTACCTATGGGAATAATCATGGCCGACGAACAAGGCAAAATATTGTCCACAAGAGAAACTACGCCAGAAAATCAGTTTGATAATCCAGAGATAAACAGGAACACTTTAAGAACTCTGTTGCTCGATAGTTTAACCTGCGATACTGTTGTTTGGGATAGCAAATGTACAAAGCTTGAAGAGTACGATGGAAAATGGTTGTTGCATTTTGAAAATAAGCCTAATGCAACTGCTGATTTTGTTATCGGGGCCAATGGAGGCATGTCTACAATAAGAGGTTACATTACGGATACTGAAGTTGAAGATACCGGAACTTTTATCATACAAGGAGATGTGCCTCAACCTGAAATACAATGCCCGGAATTTTATCAATTATGCGATGGTTACAGATTAATGACCGCACATCAAGGTAATTTGTTAGTAGCAAACCCCAACAACAACGGTGTATTAACTTATGGCGTAATTTTTAGAAAGCCTGAAGACTGGGCAAGTGATAGTGGATTATACTTCCAAAATACAAACAGCATTCGTGCCTTTCTTTCTAACAGGTTCTCTGGTTGGGATGAACGTTACCAGCAATTATTCCGTGCCACATCTTATTTTTGGGGATTGCCAACCAGAAAGCTGCCATTAGATCAACCTTGGAAAAATGATCGCTCTTTACCCATAACGCTTATTGGGGATGCTGCACATTTAATGCCGCCTTTTGCAGGCCAAGGAGTAAATACCGGGCTGGTGGATGCGTTAACTTTAGCTGAGAACCTTAGCAGCGGAAAGTACGAAACTATACAGGATGCCATCAAAGATTACGAGCAACGAATGTTTGTTTATGCAACAGAAGCACAACTTGAATCAAGCAAGAACGAGATAGAGATGCGTCATCCTGACTTCTCTTTTCAAAAGTTTATTCACTAAAGTTGCGTAGACATTTTATAATAGACCAAAGCATTTTAAACAACAAAGGCGCACCTGTACGGATGCGCCTTTGTTGTTTATTACTTACTACTCAATCGATCTTTACATCAATGTAATAATCAAAAGTATCTATCTCTAAATTATCTTTATTAGCGGCAGCTAAATCAATGGTGCTAAAAGTGGTAGTAGGGTGTATAAGTTTATATTCGCCGCCTTTAACACGTACTTTAGCAGGCATATTAAAACTATTTACATCAGCTATCCATTTTGCGTAAGCTTTGCCGTTTTCAAACTTAACTTCAAGCGTAGGTATTTTAGGATAGCGCAAATATTGGTCGAATACAGTCGTTAGGTTCATGCCTGCTTGCTGGTTAATGTAGTTTACGATTTGTGGCGTGGTAACAGTTTGATGATAGAAGGTTTTGCTCAAGCCACGTAGTATCTGCCGCCACTTTTCATCATTATTAATAATGCTGCGTACGGTATTCAACAGGTTATTGCCTTTGTTGTACATATCGCCCGAACCTTCTTTATTTACATTATAAGGGCCGATAATAGGCTCAGTGTTCCGGATACCTTTTCTTAGCCCATAGGTATACTCTTGACCAACTTGTTTACCATAATAAGTTTCAATAAACAACGATTCTGAATAATCAGTAAAGCCCTCATGTATCCACATATCAGCAATATCTTTTGAGGTGATGTTGTTACCGAACCATTCATGGCCGCTTTCGTGCACAATAATGTAATCCCACTTTAAACCAATGCCTGTACCTGATAAATCACGGCCCAGGTAGCCATTATGGTATTTATTACCATAAGCAACAGCGCTTTGGTGTTCCATACCTAAGTGTGGTGTTTCTACTAATTTATATCCATCCTCATACCAAGGGTAGGGGCCAAACCAGTATTCAAATGCTTTAAGCATGCGTGGTACATTTTCATTAAACTGCTTGCGCGCTTTCTCCAAGTTGTAGCTGAGTACCCAATAGTCTAAAGTTAGCTTGCCTTTTTCGCCAGCATAGGTATCACCAAAGTGGGTATAGTCGGCAATATTAGCTGCAACGTCGTAGTTATTGATGGGGTTACTTACAAACCAGTCAAATTTTGTATAACCATCAGGTAATTCTGTTTTTTTACGTAAACGTCCGTTTGATACATCAGTAAGTCCTTTTGGTACGCTGATGCTGATCAGCATACTATCTACTTCGTCAGACTGATGGTCTTTAGTAGGCCACCAAACGCTAGCACCCATACCTTGGCAAGCTGTAGCTACCCAAGCATGACTTAATGAATCGGTGGTGTAAATCACGCCACCATCCCAAGGAGCATGTTTGGCAACAGTAGGGTTGCCGGAATAGTACACGGTAAACTCATCATGACTACCCTTTTTTATAGTTTGTGGAAAAGTAACAAAAACAGCATTGAACTCTCGGGTAAAAGATACCTCATGGCCTTTGTACAGTACTTTTTCTACTTTAAGGTTGTCAAATAAATCAAATTGTAACTTAGTGAAATTTTGAGTTGCTGTAAACTTGAATAAATTGCTACCGCTGATAAATTTCTGATCGATGTTAAATTTAACATCCAGGTGGTAATAGTTAATATCATAGCAAATGCGCAATGGAGTGAGCATACCGCGCAGTGTATCGGCACGGGTAAACTTTTCTTTAGGCACCATCAATTGGGCACTGGATTGTAACGAAAAAAGAGCAGCCGTAGCTGCTCCGAAAAATATGGTTTTTAGTTTCATGATTTTTACTGTCTCTTGGTAATATTATTGTGAAGCGTACTAACACCTCGCAATAACATTTTACTTCTATAATCCTGACTTTATACGTTATTTTAATACCTCTACATCAATATAGCTGTCTTCAAACACGGTATGAGTAGCTTTGATAAAGTCGCTTTGTGTAGC
This region includes:
- a CDS encoding pyridoxal-phosphate dependent enzyme, translating into MWHNNILETIGNTPMVKLNKVTKDIKATVLAKIETTNPGNSIKDRMALKMIEDAEKDGRLKPGGTIIEGTSGNTGMGLAIAAVIKGYKCIFTSTDKQSKEKFDALRAFGAEVIVCPTNVEPEDPRSYYSVSSRLEKEVPNSWKPNQYDNLSNTQANYEQTGPEIWEQTEGKITHLVVGVGTGGTISGTARFLKEKNPNIQVLGIDTYGSVFKKYKETGIFDKNEIYPYITEGIGEDFLPQNVDFSVIDHFEKVTDKDAALMTREIALKEGIFAGNSTGSAVAGALQMKDRFKEGDMVVIIFPDHGTRYLGKMYNEDWLRERGFLKDEKLTAREIIRKKESSEIITIPSDKTVLEAINTIKTLNISQIPVTQQGMVIGKITESDILDALLENPALKSQPVQTITTKPFPFIDLNTSIDKISSMINKDNIAVLVEDEQGNIEIITQYDIINAISA
- the aroC gene encoding chorismate synthase, whose product is MAGNTFGQVFRITTFGESHGEAIGVIIDGCPAQLPIDLEFIQTELDRRKPGQSKITTQRKESDTVKILSGIFEGKTTGTPIAMLIPNEDQRSKDYSHNQDVFRPSHADYTYQTKYGIRDHRGGGRSSARETAARVAAGAVAKLLLKTQGIDVLAHVSSVGKIDAPNINITTADEFIAQRENNIVRCADPATAEEMIACIDSIRKQGDTIGGKVNCTILNCPVGLGEPVFDKLHADLGKAMLSINAVHGFEYGSGFTGSEMLGSEHNDVFVHGNAGQVKTLTNFSGGVQGGISNGMSIEFKVAFKPVATIMHSQNTVDAEGNAAQIQGKGRHDPCVVPRAVPIVEAMAALVLADHLLRNRTSVL
- a CDS encoding DUF2490 domain-containing protein is translated as MRKILLSAFIIVQLLNGNRVKAQRQEFSGWGAYFHTQKFSKHWGALFDAQFRSADEIKYLKHPLIRPALSYYFNPNQLASVGYLFTGTYNHAPEGNTFRREHRSFEQFIHNHKVNTSIAVQHRFRLEQRYVDQLQEKDAFFAQRFRYFVRGVVPFKKESTFNKGAFVGLQNEVFANVQNRDKVNGSIFDQNRAYVALGYRVSKQFDVEAGYLNQFINQVEQNTMNHILQVALYTRLGF
- a CDS encoding head GIN domain-containing protein produces the protein MKSLSYFLLAASLLTGTGQTFAKPISTSKTYSYDTQDRHLSGFHAIEVAGSYDVYIVQSNTESVKVEADADDMDRMVTEVNNGVLKIYTKNNKGWNWSWNSGSHKRVVYVSVRNITAIALTGSGDVYFKDGIRTNNLTLKLTGSGDLYGRLDVTNLQSSIVGSGDIKISGRAENSEVSVVGSGDFTASNLATVNTVVKVRGSGDAVVNANQQLDAAVSGSGDIRYSGNVKQVSSSKFGSGSISRM
- a CDS encoding AraC family transcriptional regulator translates to MQYQKIESPEELRDTIQSFWYTSIDFEELPSGFEILPDGYVEIVFLFGSPCSISTNEGLQLLPSPFLMGLLGQPVLLHAKSRVEVVGIKCFPWTVFDLLGLPSGKGGVRIFTHPIAELEATLNTFIQAGEINEALAHVKNYFLNKRLQIATNSMLFKAGVAMREKNGTLPVSQVAAAAHATIRTLERKFKQSSGYTVKDVSGLMRFEQIRNHLWFYPDSNLVSLAHELGYTDQAHLSREFKRYSGATPAAFARKVKSDKQAISKNFVAFIQA
- a CDS encoding FAD-dependent monooxygenase, whose amino-acid sequence is MNKLGYKVTVVEIANEPRTSGTPVDVCGTAVNVAKRMQMFEQIKSNKLNLEAVEFKNSDDVTEGSIVLKSENIQHAGQDEHLEIERDKMIAILFDALKSNVEFIFGTSITALEETKDDIQAIFTNGSKRAFDLVLGCDGSHSRVRKIWFGHEAEHTHFLGIYFSISIVNKTLIKDNTMQMYNVPDKAIMLNAYNSKTDITFCFFSEQEISYDYRDAGQQRKFIEEQFSKQSWRTTELLEEVKHSENFYFDKLCQIKMPSWTNGRVALIGDAGYCASPASGMGASLAMVGAATLADALEKHSENFELAFQDYNKNLRPFVEEVQATAQMNVNKSFIPRTEEAIRKRNLQTTPF
- a CDS encoding FAD-dependent oxidoreductase, with protein sequence MLFKNKKVAILGAGPVGLTMARLLQQEGIEVTVYERDKDAQARIWGGTLDLHKSSGQKAMEKAGLLEQYYAMALPMGIIMADEQGKILSTRETTPENQFDNPEINRNTLRTLLLDSLTCDTVVWDSKCTKLEEYDGKWLLHFENKPNATADFVIGANGGMSTIRGYITDTEVEDTGTFIIQGDVPQPEIQCPEFYQLCDGYRLMTAHQGNLLVANPNNNGVLTYGVIFRKPEDWASDSGLYFQNTNSIRAFLSNRFSGWDERYQQLFRATSYFWGLPTRKLPLDQPWKNDRSLPITLIGDAAHLMPPFAGQGVNTGLVDALTLAENLSSGKYETIQDAIKDYEQRMFVYATEAQLESSKNEIEMRHPDFSFQKFIH
- a CDS encoding M1 family metallopeptidase — translated: MKLKTIFFGAATAALFSLQSSAQLMVPKEKFTRADTLRGMLTPLRICYDINYYHLDVKFNIDQKFISGSNLFKFTATQNFTKLQFDLFDNLKVEKVLYKGHEVSFTREFNAVFVTFPQTIKKGSHDEFTVYYSGNPTVAKHAPWDGGVIYTTDSLSHAWVATACQGMGASVWWPTKDHQSDEVDSMLISISVPKGLTDVSNGRLRKKTELPDGYTKFDWFVSNPINNYDVAANIADYTHFGDTYAGEKGKLTLDYWVLSYNLEKARKQFNENVPRMLKAFEYWFGPYPWYEDGYKLVETPHLGMEHQSAVAYGNKYHNGYLGRDLSGTGIGLKWDYIIVHESGHEWFGNNITSKDIADMWIHEGFTDYSESLFIETYYGKQVGQEYTYGLRKGIRNTEPIIGPYNVNKEGSGDMYNKGNNLLNTVRSIINNDEKWRQILRGLSKTFYHQTVTTPQIVNYINQQAGMNLTTVFDQYLRYPKIPTLEVKFENGKAYAKWIADVNSFNMPAKVRVKGGEYKLIHPTTTFSTIDLAAANKDNLEIDTFDYYIDVKID